In Antarcticibacterium arcticum, the genomic stretch ACCTTTTAATTGTTTCTCGGTTTTAAATGCAGACTCTGGATCCGAAAATTGTTCAAACCACTTTAAACTAACCGGCCTTCGTTGAAAAGTATAAGCGGAGGGATAAATTCCTGCATTATGCTCAATCAATCTTTTATAAAGATTTGATGTTACGCCCACATAAAAGGAATCGTCACTACATTGTACCATGTACACAAAAAAGATTTTCATACTTCTCGGAAGATTTATTTAATCAATGATTCTTTAATCAACCCCACTTCGACAAGCTCAGTGTGACAAGTTCAGTGTGATAAGCGCCGTATGAGGAGCCAAACTTCTTTAGTCAGGCTGAGCCTGTCGAAGCCCTTCTGTGTAAAAAATTTAAATCGATATTTTATTGATAAGTCTTTTTCCGCAGGCTTACATTTTCAAACCTTCCATTAAACATGACGCACTTCGACTAGCTCAGTGTGACAAGCTCAGTGTGACAAGGCAGTATGACAAACAGTGGGGCAAGTATAACCCTCCTACGCCAACATACTCACCACCTTCTGTACCCGGCCTACTTCCCCGGTTTCCAGACGCACTTTAATGCCGTGGGGGTGAATGGGGGATTTGGTGAGAATAGTGGCTACCACCCCTTCTGTAAGGGTACCGCTGCGCTGGTAATGTTTTTGGATAATAAGAACCGTGGTTCCGGGCGCAATCTCTTTTCTTGTGGGTATCATAACTTATCTGCTTGCCTCGATAATAGCCGATTTAATGGACTCTTCCCCTTCAATTGCTTCAATGATCTTATTTTTTACTAGGGGATCTGCCAGGCTCATCACCAGTAAAAATGCCACATCATCCCTGGAGATTTCACCTTGTTTGTCAAGTTTTTCAGCAAGCTTCACTTTGGCCAGTCCCAGGTCATCATTTAATGCTCCGGGGCGTAGGATGGTATAAGGAATCCCGCTTTGAATTAAGTGCTCATCTGCTTTTTTCTTCGCCTCCAGGTAGGTTTGAAGTTTTGGATGTGAGGAAGGATCATCGGCACCCATGGAGCTAAGCATTACAAACTTCTTTATTCCTGCTTTTTTTGCAGCGTCTATAATTTTGATGGCGCCTTTCTGGTCTATTTCAATAGTTTTTTCCTCCCCCGTATCACCTCCTGAACCCGCTGCGAATATTACCTTGTCAATCCCTTTTAATGCGTTATCTACCTCCTTTTCAAGATCGGCCAGAACAGTTTCAATATCCATATCATTAAAGATCTCCTGTTGTTCTTTCTTGCGCACCATGGCGATAGGTTCAAAGCTTTGGGAATTCCGCAGGATCTCTATAACCCGTTTTCCCGTATCTCCTGTAGCTCCAACAATTAATATCTTTTCCATCCTTTTATCTTTTATAACTGAAAGATAAGAATAGCCTGCTCTATTGACAAACCCTTTAAATTGAATAACAAGAGATTAACAGATGTTAACAGCTAACCCAAATTCAGGGCTTTCTCTTCGAGTTCTTTCTGGAATTCCTCCAAAACCGGTTTTACGGTACTTTCAGGGAGATCGGCAATTTTAATATACATTAATCCGTCAACCGCATTATTGAATAAAGGATCTACATTAAATGCAACCACTCTGGCATTCTGTTTAATATACTTTTTGATCAATACCGGCAATCTTAGGGTATCCGGTTCCAGTTCTTCAATGAACTTGTCAAACTTGTTTAGATCTGCCTCGCTGGAATCAAAGATCATCTCTTTGTCTTCATCTTTAAGTTTTACAATAAATTCCTTTTTAGGCCTTATATATTGCGCCACATCATTGTCAAAAAAGTTGGATCTCATAAATTCTATCATGAGCGATTTGGAGAAATTGGAGAATTTGTCGCTTATGGTGACCCCGCCAATAAGGAATTTATGTTCAGGAAAACGAAGGGTGCAATGCACTATTCCTTTCCAAAGTAAAAATAAAGGCATTGGTTTTTGCTGATACTCTTTTATAATAAAAGCCCGGCCCATTTCTATAGATTGGCTCATCATTTTATATAGTTCAGGTTCAAACCTGAACAGGTCCTGAAGGTAGAACCCATCGATCCCATATTTTTGGAAGATCTCGTTACCCATACCCATCCTGTAAGCTCCGGCCACTTTTTTAGCCTCATTATCCCACAGGAACATATGATAATAATAATTGTCAAATTTATCCAGGTCTACAGACTTGTTGGTGCCTTCTCCAATTTCCCGAAAGGTAATTTCCCTAAGTCTTCCTATTTCGTTTAAAATATTGGGGATAATTTCCCTGCGTGCCAGAAATACTTCATAGTTTTTACTTTCCAGCAACCGTTTGTCCATATGCCGGCAATTCTCAATTTCAGCCTCAATTAAATTATGACAGGTTTCGCCCGCTATATTTTGCGGTGGGGCCTTTGGAAGTTTAAGCGTTTTAGGGATTTTGTCTATAAGGCGTTTCCTTTCAAAGGAGTTTGCAAGCATATAAGTTTTCCTGCGCAAAAATGCCGTAAAAGTTTCAAGATTTGGAAGTGCCGAAAGTTCCTCGGGGGAAATTGCATTCCCAATCCTTACCTTGATCTTTCGCTTTTTTTGAGAGAGCATCTCACTGGGTAATTTGGCAGTTCGCAAAATATCGCTAAGCCCTGCCAAACGATAAAAGAACATGCTGTTTTTTGCATGAAAATAAATGGGTATAACGGGGACATTGGCTTTTTGAATAAGCTTCATAGCTCCGGGTTCCCACGGCCGGTCTACAATGCTCCTTTCATCTCTGTAAGTAGATACTTCCCCGGCCGGAAAGATCCCCAGGGCATGGCCATTTTTTAAATGGGCAATGGCTTCTTTTAATCCGGACAGACTGGACTTTGCATCTTTATGATCTTCAAAAGGATTTACAGGCATAATAAAAGGCTTAAGAGGATCAAGCCTGTGCAAAAGAAAATTGGCAATTACCTTAAAATCGCTGCGTTGTGCCAACAAGGTTTTTAAAAGGATCATTCCATCTATCCCACCAAGGGGGTGATTGGAGATGGTAACAAACGGCCCTGTTTTAGGTATTCGCTTCAGGTCCTTTTCGGGAATTTCAAAATCTATTTCAAATCCATTCAGAATGGACGTAATAAATTCCTCACCCTTAAGGTGTTTTCTTTTTTCGTATTCCCGGTTTATGGTTGAAAGGCGGGTAGTGCGCAAAATAACCCACCCAATGGAAGTTCCCAGAAAACCAAGTTTGTCCAGGTTCATCACTTTAGCTACTTCCTTCGAACTTACAATCCCCATTTTTTAATGATTTTTATAAATATACTTAATTGTGGTTAAAGCGTTCTAATTCCTGGAAACCAACTGTACCGTATTTTGCATAACCTGCTTAAGCAGGATATCCTTATCTTTTTCCAATGTTTTTAAAGCAGTTTCATTAAAATGGCGAATGGTATAAAGTGATACTCCGGGTACGTAGGTTACCTTAAACCGCGCTTTTAAATGTTGAATAAGTTTTTCAAGGTTGTTGAACCTGTTATCTACACAAACCGCAAAACTTATCGCCGAATTCTGTATAAGGTCTACCTTCATCTGATACTGGTGAAAAAGCCGGAAGATCTCACTAATATTTTCCTCTACCATAAAAGAAAAATCAAGCGTAGATAAGGAGATCAAAACCTGGTCCTTTTTAATAATGAAACAAGGAATTTCGGGATTTAGTGGCTGGCCTTTTCTTACGGTGGTTCCTTCTCCCTGCGGATCAATGAATGATTTAACATAAAGTGGAATTTCCTTTCGCTGTAAAGGCTGCAGGGTTTTTGGATGGATAACCGAAGCTCCAAAAAAGGCCAGTTCTATTGCTTCTTCATAAGAGATCTGTTTGAGCAGCTCGGGATTTTCAAATGCCCTTGGGTCGGCATTCAATACCCCCGGAACATCTTTCCAAATCACCACTTTATCGGCATTAATACAATAGGCGATAATGGCAGCGGTATAATCACTTCCTTCCCTTCCCAGGGTGGTGGTAAAGTTATTAGCATCGGCTCCAATGAATCCCTGGGTGAGATAAAGTTTCCCGGGCCGAAGCTGGTTTAACACATTCTCCTGGGTTTGTTCCCAATTCACCGTCGCATCGCGATAGGTGCTGTTTGTTTTTATAAGGTTCCTTGCATCAAGAAGCGTATGGGATATACCGTTATCCTTTAAAAATTCACTCAAAATGGCAGAGGAGAGTAATTCTCCAAAAGACACAATTTGATCATACACAAAATCATATTGAGTAGATTTATTGTGTTCCATAAAATTTTCTAGCTCAGAAAAAAGCACTGCAATGCTGTCGAAAACGGGATGATGTGAATTTTCAAAAAGTTCACCCGCAATTTTGAGATGGTAATTTTTTACAGCGGAAATTTCTTCAGAAGGAATTGAAAGGCTTTGCAGATATTTGCTTATCACTATTTCAAGGGCATTGGTCATTTTTCCCATTGCCGAAACTACAATTACCTTATCATCAAATCCGGTGAACTTAAGCACCTGAAGCACATTTCTTACCGATGGGGCATCTTGTACCGAAGCACCTCCAAATTTGAATATCTCCATATCTATTTTTTGATATTCCGTTTAATTCCGGTTTCATCCATATGCACGGTGTACCAGTTCTTTTTAATATCGGCTCCCGTGTTTTCGTAGAATTCAATAGCGTTTTTATTCCCTTCAGAAACAACCCATTCCACTCGTTTCACTCCGTTCTCATAACCATACTCTACCACTTTTTGATAAAGCGCGCCTCCCAACCCTGTGCCTCGCATGGAGGCTCTTACAATAAGGTCTTCCAAGTGCACGGTGCGGCCTTTCCAGGTGGAGAACCTGAAATAAACCAGGGCCATTCCTTCTATTTTTCCT encodes the following:
- a CDS encoding aspartate kinase, which translates into the protein MEIFKFGGASVQDAPSVRNVLQVLKFTGFDDKVIVVSAMGKMTNALEIVISKYLQSLSIPSEEISAVKNYHLKIAGELFENSHHPVFDSIAVLFSELENFMEHNKSTQYDFVYDQIVSFGELLSSAILSEFLKDNGISHTLLDARNLIKTNSTYRDATVNWEQTQENVLNQLRPGKLYLTQGFIGADANNFTTTLGREGSDYTAAIIAYCINADKVVIWKDVPGVLNADPRAFENPELLKQISYEEAIELAFFGASVIHPKTLQPLQRKEIPLYVKSFIDPQGEGTTVRKGQPLNPEIPCFIIKKDQVLISLSTLDFSFMVEENISEIFRLFHQYQMKVDLIQNSAISFAVCVDNRFNNLEKLIQHLKARFKVTYVPGVSLYTIRHFNETALKTLEKDKDILLKQVMQNTVQLVSRN
- a CDS encoding SDR family oxidoreductase; translated protein: MEKILIVGATGDTGKRVIEILRNSQSFEPIAMVRKKEQQEIFNDMDIETVLADLEKEVDNALKGIDKVIFAAGSGGDTGEEKTIEIDQKGAIKIIDAAKKAGIKKFVMLSSMGADDPSSHPKLQTYLEAKKKADEHLIQSGIPYTILRPGALNDDLGLAKVKLAEKLDKQGEISRDDVAFLLVMSLADPLVKNKIIEAIEGEESIKSAIIEASR
- a CDS encoding GNAT family N-acyltransferase; translation: MGIVSSKEVAKVMNLDKLGFLGTSIGWVILRTTRLSTINREYEKRKHLKGEEFITSILNGFEIDFEIPEKDLKRIPKTGPFVTISNHPLGGIDGMILLKTLLAQRSDFKVIANFLLHRLDPLKPFIMPVNPFEDHKDAKSSLSGLKEAIAHLKNGHALGIFPAGEVSTYRDERSIVDRPWEPGAMKLIQKANVPVIPIYFHAKNSMFFYRLAGLSDILRTAKLPSEMLSQKKRKIKVRIGNAISPEELSALPNLETFTAFLRRKTYMLANSFERKRLIDKIPKTLKLPKAPPQNIAGETCHNLIEAEIENCRHMDKRLLESKNYEVFLARREIIPNILNEIGRLREITFREIGEGTNKSVDLDKFDNYYYHMFLWDNEAKKVAGAYRMGMGNEIFQKYGIDGFYLQDLFRFEPELYKMMSQSIEMGRAFIIKEYQQKPMPLFLLWKGIVHCTLRFPEHKFLIGGVTISDKFSNFSKSLMIEFMRSNFFDNDVAQYIRPKKEFIVKLKDEDKEMIFDSSEADLNKFDKFIEELEPDTLRLPVLIKKYIKQNARVVAFNVDPLFNNAVDGLMYIKIADLPESTVKPVLEEFQKELEEKALNLG
- a CDS encoding YwbE family protein, whose product is MIPTRKEIAPGTTVLIIQKHYQRSGTLTEGVVATILTKSPIHPHGIKVRLETGEVGRVQKVVSMLA
- a CDS encoding GIY-YIG nuclease family protein; protein product: MKIFFVYMVQCSDDSFYVGVTSNLYKRLIEHNAGIYPSAYTFQRRPVSLKWFEQFSDPESAFKTEKQLKGWSRRKKIALIEENWARVVKYSKNYTEFGNNRESSTD
- a CDS encoding GNAT family N-acetyltransferase; translation: MNYTIREAKREDMPQVLELIKELAAYENASKEVEIGLKDLEEEGFDNGNFKCFVADVEGKIEGMALVYFRFSTWKGRTVHLEDLIVRASMRGTGLGGALYQKVVEYGYENGVKRVEWVVSEGNKNAIEFYENTGADIKKNWYTVHMDETGIKRNIKK